A region from the Halosolutus gelatinilyticus genome encodes:
- a CDS encoding competence/damage-inducible protein A, whose amino-acid sequence MNVAVVTVGDELLAGRTTNTNATWLCERLTERGASVERVTTVPDRVGDIARVIDEYRAEYDAVVVTGGLGPTHDDVTMEGVAAALGRGLEEHETALAWLEENGYSRADLTEGTANLPIGARPLHNEVGVAPGAVLDGVYVLPGVPAEMKAMFESIAPEFAGEPTYREDVLAAEPESALLDRIERLREEFDVSVGSYPGESVRLVIESPDESAAADAAAWLRERVESPR is encoded by the coding sequence ATGAACGTCGCGGTCGTCACGGTCGGGGACGAACTGCTCGCGGGACGGACGACGAACACGAACGCCACGTGGCTGTGCGAACGCCTCACCGAGCGCGGCGCGAGCGTCGAACGGGTCACGACGGTCCCCGATCGAGTCGGGGACATCGCCCGCGTGATCGACGAGTACCGCGCGGAGTACGATGCGGTCGTCGTCACCGGCGGCCTCGGACCGACGCACGACGATGTTACCATGGAGGGCGTCGCCGCCGCCCTCGGACGGGGGCTGGAGGAACACGAGACCGCCCTCGCGTGGCTCGAGGAGAACGGCTACTCACGCGCCGATCTGACCGAGGGGACGGCGAACCTGCCGATCGGCGCGCGGCCGCTCCACAACGAAGTCGGCGTCGCTCCGGGCGCGGTGCTCGACGGCGTCTACGTCCTCCCGGGCGTGCCGGCCGAGATGAAGGCGATGTTCGAGTCGATCGCTCCCGAATTCGCCGGCGAGCCGACCTACCGGGAGGACGTGCTCGCGGCCGAACCCGAGAGCGCGCTCCTCGATCGGATCGAACGGCTTCGCGAGGAGTTCGACGTCTCCGTCGGCAGCTATCCGGGCGAGTCGGTCCGACTCGTCATCGAGAGTCCGGACGAATCCGCCGCGGCGGACGCCGCGGCGTGGCTTCGCGAG
- a CDS encoding winged helix-turn-helix domain-containing protein, producing the protein MSRSVAEQDEPDSSTVLSALGSKYSAEILCAAGTPKSAQALSDDIEIPIATCYRRIEDLVRAGLLTCEGRQLSDEGRRTNIYRRTVDQIEIDFSGDGPAFSRKRRTEAKNRLQDQLED; encoded by the coding sequence ATGTCTCGTAGCGTGGCGGAACAGGACGAGCCGGATTCGAGTACGGTCCTCTCCGCGTTGGGAAGCAAGTACAGCGCGGAGATTCTCTGTGCAGCGGGGACGCCGAAGTCGGCTCAAGCGTTGAGCGACGATATCGAAATTCCGATCGCGACCTGTTACCGTCGAATCGAAGATCTCGTACGTGCCGGCCTGTTGACCTGTGAGGGACGACAACTCTCCGACGAGGGACGTCGAACGAACATCTACCGCCGAACGGTCGACCAGATCGAAATCGACTTCTCCGGCGACGGTCCGGCGTTCTCTCGAAAGCGCAGAACGGAGGCCAAAAATAGACTCCAGGATCAGCTCGAGGACTGA
- a CDS encoding 6-pyruvoyl trahydropterin synthase family protein, whose product MTGVAGDGEAIDANSADVVGTRRVLHVGRDRPIRISAGHRILHHDGKCSRPHGHNYEIAVTLTGELTEEGWIADKGDITDVIDEWDHMFLLEAGDPLVEAFEATGDDDAVIVLEHPPTAEVMSVLLERKLEAALPDTITDVAVQVNETSELCGGSRF is encoded by the coding sequence ATGACTGGAGTAGCAGGAGACGGCGAGGCGATCGACGCGAACTCGGCGGACGTCGTCGGAACTCGACGCGTCCTCCACGTCGGCCGGGACCGGCCGATCCGGATCAGCGCCGGCCACCGCATCCTGCACCACGACGGCAAGTGTTCGCGGCCACACGGCCACAACTACGAGATCGCCGTCACCCTGACGGGCGAACTCACCGAGGAGGGGTGGATCGCCGACAAAGGAGATATTACCGACGTCATCGACGAGTGGGATCACATGTTCCTACTCGAGGCGGGCGATCCGCTCGTCGAGGCGTTCGAAGCGACCGGCGACGATGACGCCGTGATCGTCCTCGAACACCCGCCGACGGCGGAGGTGATGAGCGTCCTCCTGGAGCGGAAACTCGAGGCCGCGCTACCCGACACTATCACCGACGTCGCCGTGCAGGTCAACGAGACGTCCGAACTCTGCGGGGGGAGCCGG